A genomic stretch from Ketobacter sp. MCCC 1A13808 includes:
- a CDS encoding arylsulfotransferase family protein: MVPNRKKINGNVVPKLMFAFALIFFSVLYGMVAANNRLFPYYTLIEAGAAITRLMPENKSLLWYFIKTEQDQAVTVQDEEMMAPGLTKVVAVEGDHSLSVKVINAQGDPAQRWRIEWNNVWPAAPDYLDWAEVPKARPGTHIHGAEIADNGDLIFNFEHLGLVRMDVCGNVVWKLRYRTHHSVFIDEQSNIWVSAQINHKNAIEKLPLYRPRFIEPMILKVSPQGEILMEKSVFDLLIENNLEGALYVQASDNQFPISGGDTLHLNDVEVFPASLQEGFFKAGDIMISLRNANTIAVFDRHWKLKYSVANEFVRQHDPDFIDGNTISIFDNHNMSTPGHEPVPASRILLKTVPDGALNVAYSGTQKQPFFTNIMGKHQWLENGNLLISESRFGRALEVTSAGTKVWELYNIVEPGWLGIIEEVERLPASYDAEFFAQARQRCEPHQQAVN; encoded by the coding sequence ATGGTACCAAATCGAAAGAAAATTAACGGAAACGTAGTGCCCAAATTGATGTTCGCCTTTGCGCTGATATTTTTCAGTGTGCTTTACGGCATGGTGGCGGCCAATAATCGCCTTTTTCCTTATTACACACTCATTGAGGCCGGGGCCGCAATCACGCGATTGATGCCGGAAAACAAGTCCTTGCTTTGGTATTTTATTAAGACAGAGCAGGATCAAGCCGTCACGGTTCAAGATGAAGAGATGATGGCGCCGGGCCTGACCAAGGTGGTGGCTGTGGAAGGGGATCACAGTCTGTCAGTAAAAGTAATTAACGCGCAGGGAGATCCTGCCCAGCGATGGCGCATTGAGTGGAATAACGTATGGCCTGCAGCGCCGGATTATCTTGATTGGGCGGAAGTGCCGAAGGCGCGACCGGGAACGCACATTCACGGTGCTGAAATTGCTGATAATGGTGACTTGATTTTTAATTTTGAGCATCTGGGTTTGGTACGAATGGATGTCTGCGGGAATGTTGTATGGAAATTACGTTACCGCACACACCATTCGGTCTTTATTGATGAACAAAGCAATATCTGGGTGTCGGCACAAATCAATCACAAAAATGCCATTGAAAAGCTACCGCTCTATCGCCCACGATTCATAGAGCCCATGATTCTTAAGGTTTCTCCTCAAGGCGAAATCTTGATGGAAAAATCGGTATTTGACTTGTTGATAGAGAACAATCTGGAAGGCGCTCTTTACGTTCAGGCATCGGATAACCAGTTTCCTATTTCAGGCGGGGATACTTTGCACTTGAATGATGTCGAAGTATTTCCAGCCTCACTGCAGGAGGGCTTTTTCAAGGCCGGTGATATTATGATTTCATTGCGTAATGCCAACACGATCGCAGTATTCGATCGACATTGGAAACTCAAATACTCGGTGGCAAATGAGTTTGTACGCCAACACGATCCGGATTTCATTGACGGCAATACGATTTCCATTTTCGATAACCATAACATGTCAACACCCGGGCACGAACCGGTTCCGGCAAGCAGGATATTGTTAAAAACCGTGCCGGACGGAGCCCTCAATGTCGCCTATTCAGGTACTCAAAAGCAACCTTTCTTTACGAATATTATGGGTAAACACCAGTGGCTTGAAAACGGTAACCTATTGATTTCTGAGAGTAGATTCGGAAGGGCGTTGGAAGTTACTTCTGCGGGTACCAAAGTTTGGGAGCTGTATAACATTGTTGAGCCAGGTTGGCTTGGTATTATCGAGGAAGTTGAGCGCCTTCCCGCCAGTTATGACGCTGAATTTTTCGCGCAGGCACGGCAACGCTGTGAACCGCATCAGCAGGCTGTGAATTAA
- the lysM gene encoding peptidoglycan-binding protein LysM — protein sequence MGLFSFVREAGGALGSKVYDLTHGDEDLNKPVTITPERMNELRKANIERSVAELNLGADPFSADVDGEKVVLTGSVPSQEVSEKVTLVAGNQNGISQVDCQLQVAEAAATDSPVSTESAQFYTVKAGDTLSQIAKETLGQANYYMKIFEANKPMLSDPDKIYVGQSLRIPQE from the coding sequence ATGGGTTTATTCAGCTTTGTACGGGAAGCAGGTGGCGCACTAGGTAGTAAGGTCTATGATCTGACGCATGGCGATGAGGATCTCAATAAACCCGTTACCATAACGCCGGAACGAATGAATGAGTTGCGTAAGGCTAATATTGAGCGCAGCGTGGCAGAACTGAATTTGGGAGCCGATCCGTTCAGTGCGGATGTAGATGGTGAAAAGGTGGTATTGACCGGCTCTGTACCGAGCCAGGAGGTCAGTGAAAAAGTAACACTGGTGGCCGGAAATCAAAATGGAATTTCCCAGGTTGATTGTCAGTTGCAGGTGGCTGAGGCAGCGGCAACAGATTCACCCGTCAGCACTGAATCAGCGCAATTTTATACGGTAAAGGCCGGGGATACATTAAGTCAGATTGCAAAAGAAACGCTGGGTCAGGCGAATTACTATATGAAAATATTTGAAGCCAATAAACCCATGCTATCCGATCCCGATAAAATTTATGTCGGTCAGAGTTTGCGTATACCGCAGGAATAG
- a CDS encoding peptidylprolyl isomerase — translation METIQNGKLVALHFTLKDDTGETIETTKDYLPALYVHGQRQFPKGIERALEGRRTGDVIDSAIEPQQGFGLHNEALLQTLPLDLFESSGHKLEVGMQINATTESGEIPVRVVVVDEDTVTVDGNHAYAGKRLHLHAEIRNVRDATIEELRRL, via the coding sequence ATGGAAACCATTCAGAACGGCAAACTGGTGGCCCTGCATTTCACTTTGAAAGACGACACCGGTGAGACAATAGAAACCACCAAAGACTATCTGCCTGCCCTTTATGTCCATGGCCAACGGCAGTTTCCGAAGGGGATCGAAAGGGCGCTGGAAGGTAGACGCACAGGCGATGTGATCGATTCGGCAATTGAACCGCAGCAGGGATTCGGGTTACACAACGAGGCACTGTTACAAACCCTGCCCTTAGACCTTTTCGAAAGCAGCGGACATAAGCTGGAAGTAGGCATGCAAATAAACGCAACAACCGAGTCAGGCGAGATTCCGGTTCGCGTGGTCGTCGTTGATGAAGACACCGTCACCGTTGATGGCAATCACGCTTATGCGGGAAAGCGGCTGCATTTGCATGCGGAAATCCGCAATGTGCGTGACGCAACCATAGAAGAATTGCGGCGATTATAA
- a CDS encoding SDR family oxidoreductase: protein MSGLEGKVIVITGASSGIGEATAKLLAEQGAKLMLGARREERLAALVDDIGSAGGSAAYRVTDVTQRDQVKALADAATEVFGPVDVLINNAGLMPVSRMAEMKVDEWDRMVDVNIKGVLNGIAAVLTGMMERGNGHIINIASVASQKVMAAGAVYCGTKFAVRAITEGLRLEVGKNVRTTLISPGAVATELPQTISNPAAQQYVAGLYAKEAIDPVVIAQAIQFAIGQPDHVDVNDIVVRPTVQEF from the coding sequence ATGTCTGGGCTTGAAGGAAAAGTTATCGTTATCACCGGTGCCAGCAGTGGTATAGGCGAGGCCACCGCCAAGTTACTTGCGGAACAGGGCGCTAAATTGATGCTCGGCGCGCGCAGGGAAGAACGTCTGGCGGCTCTGGTCGATGATATTGGCTCTGCCGGAGGGAGCGCAGCTTACCGCGTAACGGATGTCACTCAAAGAGACCAGGTCAAGGCTCTGGCCGATGCCGCTACGGAGGTCTTTGGCCCGGTGGATGTATTGATTAACAATGCCGGTCTCATGCCGGTTTCACGTATGGCAGAAATGAAAGTTGACGAGTGGGATCGCATGGTCGACGTGAATATCAAAGGCGTTTTAAACGGAATTGCAGCGGTATTAACCGGTATGATGGAACGCGGTAACGGACATATTATTAATATTGCATCCGTTGCCAGCCAGAAAGTGATGGCTGCAGGTGCGGTGTATTGCGGTACCAAATTTGCGGTGCGAGCCATTACTGAAGGCTTGCGACTGGAAGTAGGAAAAAATGTCCGAACTACCCTAATCTCACCCGGCGCGGTCGCCACTGAGCTTCCCCAAACCATCAGCAATCCGGCAGCACAGCAATACGTTGCCGGATTATATGCAAAAGAGGCTATCGACCCGGTTGTGATTGCGCAGGCCATCCAATTTGCTATCGGACAGCCGGATCATGTGGACGTCAACGATATCGTAGTTCGTCCCACAGTGCAGGAATTCTAA
- a CDS encoding GIY-YIG nuclease family protein, whose translation MSSCWYLYILRCADGSLYTGITTDLERRTREHNQGKAGAKYTKARRPVELVYSEVSENRSSASIREAAVKKMSRREKLALMK comes from the coding sequence ATGAGTAGTTGCTGGTACCTTTATATTCTCCGCTGTGCGGATGGCAGCTTATATACCGGCATTACAACGGATCTGGAGCGGCGGACCCGGGAGCACAATCAGGGAAAGGCCGGAGCCAAGTACACGAAAGCACGCCGCCCGGTCGAATTGGTGTATTCTGAAGTCTCCGAGAACCGTTCTTCTGCTTCCATCCGCGAAGCGGCCGTCAAAAAGATGAGCCGCCGAGAGAAACTGGCTTTAATGAAATAA
- a CDS encoding DUF1569 domain-containing protein: MKNKNNHSENTDSPGKISRKAFLRLSIGSAAAISLGSLAGCGGGARKLRFNDFNQVMVELALIENNLDTLEMQQEWSLYKVLTHLAHTVEGSWKGFASYDSNAQQAVQYVAFAAFVAQGYMSHNLTAPVPSLEGEIADDGPLVEAFDKLRNAITYFQNNLTAESELYEHFAYGKLSYQEWEWANTFHAADHFSSLTY; the protein is encoded by the coding sequence ATGAAGAATAAAAATAATCATTCGGAAAACACTGACAGCCCGGGCAAAATCAGCCGCAAAGCATTTTTACGCTTAAGCATTGGTAGTGCAGCTGCCATTAGCTTGGGCTCACTGGCTGGCTGCGGTGGTGGTGCGCGCAAGCTTCGTTTTAATGATTTCAACCAGGTGATGGTGGAGCTGGCGCTCATCGAAAATAACCTGGATACCCTCGAAATGCAGCAGGAATGGTCACTCTATAAGGTTTTAACCCACCTTGCACATACCGTGGAGGGCAGTTGGAAGGGGTTCGCCAGCTACGATTCCAATGCACAGCAAGCGGTTCAATATGTTGCCTTCGCCGCGTTTGTGGCGCAAGGTTATATGTCTCACAACCTGACTGCACCGGTTCCATCTCTGGAAGGTGAAATTGCCGATGATGGACCATTAGTGGAAGCGTTTGATAAGTTGCGCAATGCCATCACCTATTTCCAAAATAACCTGACAGCGGAATCAGAGCTCTACGAGCACTTCGCTTATGGCAAGTTGAGCTATCAGGAATGGGAATGGGCAAATACGTTCCACGCTGCTGATCACTTCTCCAGCCTGACCTATTAA
- a CDS encoding YjfI family protein — protein MTRTQELTFQLGQINYEGHTFNCLPIKGEQEVLQVMVSELDAMPIFITITDTQILCITYLCKQNEIQNGKLADLNQTMLELNVAMPLSSFAIIESYYVVFGAMATSSSFDDICKELVTLSANAYDALEAIEEYLV, from the coding sequence ATGACCCGTACCCAGGAACTCACGTTTCAGCTGGGCCAGATCAATTACGAAGGACATACCTTTAACTGTCTGCCTATCAAAGGCGAGCAGGAAGTACTGCAGGTAATGGTATCCGAACTCGATGCCATGCCGATATTTATAACCATCACCGATACCCAGATCCTTTGCATCACCTACCTGTGCAAACAGAACGAAATCCAGAACGGCAAACTCGCCGATCTGAATCAAACCATGCTGGAACTGAATGTGGCCATGCCTCTAAGTTCTTTTGCCATTATCGAAAGCTACTACGTTGTATTTGGTGCCATGGCCACCAGCAGCAGCTTCGATGATATCTGCAAAGAATTGGTGACACTATCTGCCAACGCCTACGATGCTCTTGAAGCCATCGAAGAATACTTGGTTTAA
- a CDS encoding cation:proton antiporter produces MDTNVVLTFALIGVIGISCQWVAWRLRLPAILFLLLAGIISGPVIGWLKPDELLGDMLFPMVSMAVAVILFEGSLTLKFKEIRGMENVVWRIITVGVLVSWLSMSYFCWWLLQIDWHIALLFGALVVVTGPTVIVPMLRTVRPNARITNILRWESILIDPLGALLAVLVFTFIVAESSGGNEWLAVVLVFSKIILIGTLLGCGAGYLCGWLLRANVIPGYLHNVFILISVFAVFAFSDTLEHESGLLAVTIMGIWIANMRGVDTENILDFKESLSILLISGLFILLAARVDLEGLIDLSWQAVAMLAFVHFIARPLKIATATLGSSLTWQEKTMISWIGPRGIIAAAVSALFALRLTQLGFENADLLVTLTFVIIIGTVVFQSLTAKPLAKMLKVVEQSPQGLLFIGANAVSRTIGKAVQDNGFQVMLADSFRNNVRQARMAGLKVFHGNPVSSLAEKEIDLVGFGRLIGVSQNDDLNILAVQRYQREFGKNRVFSLPSQASQKKSDRNVVSEEMRGMPLFSKDATYSRLASLIAQGAEMRTTSLSEEFTLQHYFEKYGGNAIPMFIINVKKRLMVLSEAPTPEDVEPGCKIISLVKVEEAIQKNIENKKQEALK; encoded by the coding sequence GTGGATACCAATGTGGTTCTGACTTTTGCGTTAATCGGTGTGATAGGCATCAGTTGTCAATGGGTGGCCTGGCGTCTGCGTTTGCCTGCCATATTGTTTTTACTGCTTGCGGGCATTATTTCAGGGCCGGTTATTGGTTGGCTGAAACCGGATGAACTGTTAGGGGATATGTTGTTTCCGATGGTATCAATGGCGGTCGCAGTGATTTTGTTTGAAGGCAGCCTGACCCTTAAATTCAAAGAAATTCGGGGCATGGAAAATGTAGTTTGGCGCATCATCACAGTAGGGGTGTTGGTGAGCTGGCTCAGTATGTCTTACTTCTGTTGGTGGCTGCTGCAGATCGATTGGCATATCGCGTTGTTGTTCGGGGCGCTTGTGGTGGTTACAGGACCTACGGTTATTGTACCCATGTTGCGTACAGTGAGGCCAAACGCGCGTATCACCAATATCTTGCGCTGGGAGAGTATTTTAATTGATCCGCTGGGGGCATTGCTGGCGGTATTGGTGTTTACGTTTATCGTTGCAGAATCCAGCGGTGGTAACGAATGGCTGGCGGTGGTGTTGGTCTTCAGCAAGATCATTCTGATTGGTACCTTGCTGGGTTGTGGTGCGGGTTACCTATGTGGATGGTTGTTGCGTGCGAATGTAATTCCCGGTTATTTGCATAATGTATTTATATTGATTTCCGTGTTCGCGGTGTTTGCGTTTTCCGACACACTGGAACATGAGTCCGGTTTGCTAGCAGTGACCATTATGGGCATCTGGATTGCCAATATGCGGGGCGTCGATACAGAAAACATCCTCGATTTTAAAGAAAGCCTGAGTATTCTGTTAATCTCCGGCTTGTTTATCCTGCTCGCCGCCCGTGTGGATCTGGAGGGGTTAATTGATTTGAGCTGGCAGGCGGTGGCGATGTTGGCTTTTGTTCATTTTATTGCGCGCCCGTTAAAAATTGCGACAGCAACACTGGGAAGTTCATTGACCTGGCAGGAAAAAACCATGATTTCCTGGATCGGGCCGCGCGGTATTATTGCTGCTGCCGTGTCTGCTCTGTTTGCTTTGCGACTGACGCAGCTTGGTTTTGAAAACGCGGATTTGTTGGTCACGCTGACGTTCGTCATAATTATCGGTACCGTCGTGTTTCAGAGTCTGACGGCAAAGCCTTTGGCTAAAATGTTGAAGGTAGTAGAACAATCGCCTCAGGGGTTGCTCTTTATCGGTGCTAATGCTGTGTCCCGTACTATTGGCAAAGCGGTGCAGGACAATGGTTTTCAAGTGATGTTGGCAGACAGCTTCCGAAATAATGTGCGGCAAGCGCGGATGGCTGGGTTGAAAGTATTCCACGGTAACCCGGTATCGAGTCTGGCGGAAAAAGAGATTGATTTGGTGGGGTTCGGCCGCTTGATCGGTGTGTCCCAGAATGATGATTTGAATATATTGGCGGTACAGCGCTATCAGCGAGAGTTTGGCAAAAATCGGGTGTTTTCGTTACCGAGTCAGGCTAGTCAGAAGAAAAGCGACCGCAATGTGGTGTCGGAGGAAATGCGGGGCATGCCCCTGTTTTCCAAAGACGCGACTTATAGTCGGTTGGCGAGCCTGATTGCTCAGGGCGCGGAAATGCGTACAACCAGTTTGAGCGAAGAATTCACGCTACAGCATTATTTTGAGAAATACGGCGGTAACGCCATACCCATGTTCATTATTAATGTCAAAAAGCGTTTGATGGTGCTCAGTGAAGCGCCCACGCCGGAAGATGTAGAGCCGGGTTGTAAAATCATTTCGCTGGTGAAAGTGGAAGAGGCAATCCAGAAAAACATCGAAAACAAAAAGCAGGAAGCCCTGAAATAG
- a CDS encoding PspA/IM30 family protein yields MSSVLNVIWTALRGGAREMGGAIVDSNGIRILEQEIKLAKEKIEQAKKNLAEVMASRMQSERKLSQLTDDIHQHESYAGKALEQEVEALALVVAGKIAVMENEKSEQMTTVSRLDSQIRQLKSHVKSAEKLIADHERELSIIRTTESVQKATEQVVENVAANNSSLNSARDSLERIKQRQEMKQDQMEAGELLKSEADGNQLETKLQEAGIVGGQADASAILERIKSSRK; encoded by the coding sequence ATGAGCAGTGTATTAAATGTAATCTGGACAGCCCTTCGTGGCGGTGCACGTGAAATGGGTGGCGCTATTGTTGACTCAAACGGGATCCGCATATTGGAACAGGAAATTAAACTCGCTAAAGAGAAAATCGAACAAGCAAAGAAGAATCTGGCCGAGGTTATGGCAAGCAGGATGCAGTCGGAACGTAAGCTCAGCCAGCTAACAGACGACATCCACCAGCACGAATCCTATGCCGGTAAAGCACTGGAACAGGAAGTTGAAGCCCTGGCCCTGGTAGTGGCCGGGAAAATTGCGGTGATGGAAAATGAAAAGTCAGAACAGATGACAACTGTTTCCCGTCTAGATAGCCAGATCAGGCAATTGAAATCGCATGTTAAAAGTGCAGAGAAGCTAATAGCCGATCATGAACGCGAACTCTCCATCATACGCACCACAGAGTCAGTCCAGAAAGCAACGGAGCAGGTAGTTGAGAATGTCGCTGCCAATAATTCCAGTCTAAACTCGGCACGGGATTCCCTTGAACGCATTAAGCAACGCCAGGAGATGAAACAGGATCAGATGGAAGCGGGTGAACTTTTGAAAAGCGAAGCCGATGGCAACCAACTTGAGACCAAACTGCAGGAAGCTGGTATTGTTGGAGGCCAGGCCGACGCATCCGCTATTCTGGAGCGCATTAAGTCCTCCAGAAAATAG
- a CDS encoding TetR/AcrR family transcriptional regulator: MPINKVVEKKSRNIKREVILSAALKVFASGGVNGVPMPKLAQEAGISTGLIYRYFDSKEALVNELYQEQKLNMATGLFYNLPDTDDPYVSFCEVWKRMVDYATNKPETFRFLELQDHRPYLTRKSFLVEKGMLTPLLAYYQSMQDSKIYRSDMRAEVLMTLFWGAFVNLFKAQGDKLLVLSDKDILDARESSWHFLIGK; encoded by the coding sequence ATGCCGATAAATAAAGTGGTAGAAAAAAAATCCCGCAACATCAAGCGCGAAGTGATTCTTAGCGCTGCGCTGAAGGTCTTCGCTTCCGGTGGAGTGAATGGTGTGCCAATGCCAAAATTAGCACAGGAGGCGGGTATCAGTACCGGGCTTATCTATCGCTATTTTGATAGCAAGGAAGCACTTGTAAATGAGCTATATCAAGAGCAGAAATTGAATATGGCAACCGGTTTGTTTTACAACTTACCGGATACCGACGATCCTTATGTTTCGTTCTGCGAGGTATGGAAACGCATGGTGGATTATGCAACCAATAAGCCGGAAACGTTCCGCTTTTTGGAGCTGCAGGATCATCGTCCTTATTTAACAAGAAAAAGCTTTCTTGTAGAGAAGGGCATGCTGACTCCGTTGTTGGCTTATTACCAGAGTATGCAGGATAGTAAAATCTACCGCTCCGATATGCGGGCAGAAGTGTTGATGACGCTGTTCTGGGGTGCTTTTGTGAATTTGTTCAAAGCCCAGGGTGATAAGTTGCTGGTGTTATCCGATAAGGATATTTTGGACGCCCGTGAAAGCAGTTGGCACTTTTTGATTGGAAAATGA
- a CDS encoding sulfotransferase, which produces MDFANNYSALDRLVHNIAFSSRGAQIGLSALEDKVYARQLDAINPHKPVFVTALPRAGTTLLLEMLERSGQFGVHLYRDMPLLLTPIFWSKVSASFRREDTPRERAHGDGMMVSVESPEAFEETIWVEFWKEQYQARSVKPWHPKFKHAEFERFFNNHIKKILLLRQTNGVTPMRYLSKNNMNIGRIEYICKAFPEAQIVVPFRGPLQHAASLLKQHLGFLKLHHDDAFAKRYMREIGHYDFGQNLKPINFNGWVDNYSTLSPDTLEFWLRYWFEAYRYILDHKQANVALFCFDSFSRKPDSSLRALATYLQLPDIESFVALSGRVTEPKTHNIDTSALPDELMNATQALFERLNAGAINLVSQSGANSFSEQ; this is translated from the coding sequence TTGGACTTTGCCAACAATTATTCCGCTCTTGATCGACTGGTCCACAACATCGCGTTTTCAAGCAGGGGGGCACAAATCGGGCTTTCGGCATTGGAAGACAAAGTGTATGCGCGGCAGCTGGACGCCATAAACCCCCATAAACCGGTTTTTGTCACAGCGCTGCCCAGAGCGGGAACAACACTGCTGCTTGAAATGTTAGAGCGCAGCGGGCAATTCGGGGTGCACCTCTATCGAGATATGCCGTTGCTGTTGACGCCGATATTCTGGTCAAAGGTGTCAGCCTCATTTCGCCGCGAAGATACCCCCCGTGAACGCGCTCATGGCGATGGAATGATGGTGAGCGTGGAAAGCCCGGAAGCCTTCGAAGAAACGATCTGGGTTGAGTTCTGGAAAGAACAGTATCAAGCCCGTTCGGTTAAACCCTGGCATCCGAAATTCAAGCACGCAGAATTCGAGCGGTTTTTTAATAACCACATAAAAAAAATATTATTGCTTCGGCAAACCAATGGCGTGACGCCGATGCGGTATTTGTCGAAAAATAATATGAACATCGGGCGCATTGAATATATCTGTAAAGCATTTCCCGAGGCTCAAATCGTTGTGCCGTTTCGTGGACCGTTGCAGCATGCCGCTTCATTACTAAAGCAGCACCTGGGGTTCTTGAAACTGCACCACGACGATGCCTTTGCGAAACGTTATATGCGTGAAATTGGGCATTATGATTTCGGGCAGAATTTAAAGCCGATTAATTTTAATGGCTGGGTAGACAACTATTCCACACTATCCCCGGATACTCTGGAATTTTGGTTGCGTTATTGGTTTGAGGCATACCGTTATATACTGGATCATAAGCAGGCTAATGTGGCGCTATTTTGTTTTGATAGCTTCAGTCGTAAGCCCGATTCAAGTTTGCGTGCCCTGGCAACGTATCTGCAGTTGCCGGACATTGAATCGTTTGTAGCACTATCAGGGCGCGTGACAGAGCCCAAAACCCACAATATCGATACTAGTGCACTGCCCGATGAGCTGATGAACGCAACCCAGGCGCTGTTCGAGCGTTTGAATGCTGGTGCAATCAATCTGGTATCACAAAGCGGGGCAAATAGTTTCAGCGAACAATGA
- a CDS encoding magnesium transporter CorA family protein: MIRAKCLKNGVITTGDSGLVQQWQDQGEGFLWLDMAGEDLRKEAQLLLSLGCHQLAIQDTQRPRHPPKFEDFESNTFIIYRGFEKFDQEIVVEHVQVAYFVGKNFVITRRSGQSFGVEAMWNAEADLMRYMAEPALLCTRIINTSLSGYIDRVLDLEDVITLMEDQMLDRPTDTLMQQLVLYRSRLRKLNRIFRYHEKVFGELLRESTEVMNMEDSGLYHSTQDVFDKCERLSSLGQLFYEQCGDLIDGYLSLTSHQLNKTMQALTVITAIFVPLGLLSGIYGMNFDHMPELHSTYGYYILLSVMVTVAITLLLFFRRRGWL; encoded by the coding sequence ATGATTAGAGCGAAATGCTTGAAAAATGGCGTAATAACAACAGGTGATTCGGGCCTGGTGCAGCAGTGGCAGGATCAGGGTGAGGGGTTTCTGTGGCTGGATATGGCCGGAGAGGATCTGAGGAAGGAAGCGCAACTGCTATTATCCTTGGGGTGTCATCAGCTCGCCATTCAGGATACGCAGCGGCCCAGGCATCCTCCCAAGTTCGAGGACTTTGAATCCAACACATTTATTATCTATCGCGGCTTCGAAAAGTTTGACCAGGAAATAGTGGTGGAGCATGTTCAGGTGGCGTATTTCGTCGGTAAGAATTTTGTTATCACGCGCCGCAGCGGTCAGTCGTTCGGGGTGGAAGCCATGTGGAACGCCGAAGCGGACCTGATGCGCTATATGGCAGAACCTGCTTTGTTATGCACCCGCATCATCAATACTTCCTTGAGCGGCTATATCGACCGGGTGCTGGATTTGGAAGATGTGATCACCCTGATGGAAGATCAGATGCTGGACCGGCCAACTGATACCTTAATGCAGCAACTGGTTTTGTATCGCTCCCGCTTGCGTAAGCTCAACCGTATATTTCGCTACCACGAAAAAGTGTTCGGGGAGTTGTTGCGGGAGTCAACCGAAGTGATGAATATGGAAGATTCCGGGCTATATCACTCTACACAGGATGTTTTCGATAAGTGTGAGCGACTAAGCAGCCTTGGACAGCTTTTTTATGAGCAATGTGGTGATCTTATCGATGGATACCTGTCCCTGACGTCTCACCAACTGAATAAAACCATGCAGGCGCTCACGGTTATTACAGCGATTTTTGTGCCGTTGGGTTTATTGTCCGGTATTTATGGCATGAATTTCGATCATATGCCGGAGCTGCATTCAACCTACGGGTATTACATTTTGTTGAGCGTCATGGTGACTGTAGCAATCACGTTGTTGTTGTTTTTCAGAAGGCGTGGCTGGCTTTAG